One stretch of Lytechinus variegatus isolate NC3 chromosome 17, Lvar_3.0, whole genome shotgun sequence DNA includes these proteins:
- the LOC121430745 gene encoding annexin A13-like — MASQTPTVVPFPHFDKDVDAQGLRKAMKGLGTDEKAIINILCYRTNAQRQDIKLHYKTAFGRDLLDDLKSELSGDFEDVILGLMDTPAMYDARCLKRAMKGVGTDEDAILEILCARNNAEIAAIKEAYKKGGFGSKDLEKDLKGETSGDLKRLLVGLSVGARDEAASCDPTKVQADAKALYDAGAGQLGTDESEFQRIIVGRSRNHLRQVFAAYGSLTSKSIEDAIKSEMSGNVETGYLNLVRFINNPIEYYVKKLHKAMKGLGTDEACLIRIFVMRCEHDLGDIAHSYRAHHGTSLVDAIKSEVSGDFKRALVAILS, encoded by the exons ATGGCATCCCAAACG CCTACCGTTGTTCCTTTCCCTCATTTCGACAAGGATGTAGATGCGCAGGGTCTACGAAAAGCCATGAAAGGACTTG GTACTGATGAGAAAGCAATCATCAATATTCTTTGTTATCGAACAAACGCACAGAGACAGGATATCAAACTTCACTACAAGACGGCATTTGGTCGG GATCTATTGGATGATCTGAAGAGTGAGCTGAGTGGAGACTTTGAGGATGTGATCCTTGGATTGATGGACACACCAGCTATGTACGATGCTAGATGCCTCAAAAGAGCTATGAAG GGTGTAGGTACTGATGAAGATGCCATCTTGGAAATCCTGTGTGCCCGCAACAACGCA GAAATCGCTGCTATCAAGGAGGCGTACAAGAAAG GTGGCTTTGGAAGTAAGGATTTGGAGAAGGACCTTAAAGGTGAAACGAGCGGTGATCTGAAGCGACTTCTTGTTGGCCTCTCCGTG GGAGCTCGTGATGAGGCGGCATCATGTGACCCAACTAAAGTACAGGCCGATGCCAAGGCACTCTATGAC GCTGGGGCAGGTCAGCTGGGAACCGACGAGTCCGAGTTTCAGCGGATCATCGTCGGGCGGAGCAGGAACCATCTTCGTCAAGTATTCGCTGCTTATGGATCG ttgACGAGTAAATCCATCGAAGATGCGATCAAGAGCGAGATGTCTGGCAACGTCGAGACTGGCTACCTCAATCTTG TTCGATTCATCAACAACCCCATTGAGTACTACGTCAAGAAGCTTCACAAGGCGATGAAAGGTCTCGGCACGGATGAGGCTTGTCTTATCAGGATCTTCGTCATGCGCTGTgag CATGACCTGGGTGACATTGCTCACAGCTACCGAGCCCACCACGGCACGAGCCTGGTGGATGCAATCAAGAGCGAGGTCAGTGGAGACTTCAAGCGAGCGCTGGTGGCAATTCTCTCTTAG